Below is a window of Rhodanobacteraceae bacterium DNA.
GATCTCCGGCGGCTGCAGGCAATCGACGGCCACCGCAAGGCCGTGCTCGGTCGCCTTGATCCACGCGCGCGTGGCGTACGGCAGCGGCTGCCGCGTGCGCGGCTCGATCAACAGAAATTCGCTGACTTCGCGCGCATCGGCCCACTCGCCCGAGGCGATCTGACCATCGATGACGGGGACGCTCTGCGCGTTGGCGGTCAGCGCCGTCAGCGACAGATTGAGACCAAGAATCAGGGCAGCGCGCATGGGATCGAATGGCCAGGGACGACCCGTGCAATGCTGGCGTGCTCGTGCGTCAACGCCTGGAACTTGCGGTCGTCGATTGGAACGGTTCGGCATCGGTCACAGGTCATGAGCTTGCAGCCATGGCCGGGGACTTGTGCATCCCGTCCGCGCCGACGGGCGACCCGATGTGCGCCGCGACGTGGCTCCCGGAAGGCGCCGCGCCCTGCCGAAGCCAATGCGGCCATGGCCGACCAACCGGCTAAAGCGTCGCTCCTTTGCGGCGCTGGCGATAGTGACCGGGTGTCTCGCCCATATGGCGTTTGAACATCCGCGAGAAATGGCTGTGGTCGGCGAAACCGAGCTCGTCGGCGATCAGGCCGAGTGGCCGGTCGCTGTCGATCAGCGCGCTGCACGCGGCGCGCATGCGCAGCCCGATGAGGTGATCGGCCAGGGTTTGCCCGTAATGCCGGCGAAACAACTGAGAGAGCGCACGTGTCGAGACGCCGATCGTTTGCGCGAGTGCGCCGATCTGGGAGGGTTGCGTCGGGTTCGCCGCAAGGTGCTCCTGCAGCTTGCGCAGCCTTTCCGGGATCTGCACGGGCGCCTGCTCGCCAGCCCGCAGCAGTTGCACCAGCGCTTCGCTGGCGAGCACTTCGAATGCCAGTGGCGACAGACTGTCGGCTTGCCGCAACTCGGCGCGGAAACGCTCGCTGAGCACGCGCGTGGCGTCGTCGAGCAACGGTGGTACATCGCGTATGACCTGCCAGCGCTGCGGCAACCGCATCAGGAACTCGGCACCGAATTCGAGGTGCACCACGCGTGCACAGCGACCGCGAATGCCGATCGCATGGGGCATCTCGGCGGGTAACAGGCTGATGCTGCCCGTGCGCAGCTCGAAAGTAGCCTCCGCGCGCGTCTCCAGCAACGTTCCATCGAGGACGATGTTGATGCAATGCCCCGGGTGGGTGTGGGCGTGCAGTCGGTCTGCGCCATCAGGCTGATACACCTCCAGCGTCAAGCCGCCTGGGAGGCGCCAGGATTGCTGGGGAATCGCGAAGCGACGCGGGACACGCGGTGTTGGCATGGTCTTGCGAGGGCGGTCGGGGACCGCGGTGCTTTCAAGGATGACAACATGAGCCTGCATTGCAGGGCAGTCGAGTGGCAGAAGCCATGGCTCGGCCGGTGGCGCTCTTGGCGGGCGGCCGTCGCGGCCGCCGCTTCTGCATCGTGCCTGCCACAGCCAGGGCGGCCGCCGGGGACGGCGGCCCTCCAAGAGCCTGATGCGACGCTCCTGGAGGCAAAAGCGAGGACAAGCATCGACCTGAATCGTACCAATCCTCATCGCGGGAGCGCACCAAGAGCAACAGCGTTTGGACAAGGTCCAAACCCACGCACTGCAAGCTCGCGGCATCTGTGGGTTCGGACCTTGTCCGAACGCTTTTCGCATCGCCGGTCCATCGGCGATGAGGATTGGTACGAATCGGGAGCATCGATGTTACAGCCAACGCGCGCCGCGGGAGGTACTCAAGGCAAGGGCAGTCGGGACTGAGACTCGAAGCCGTCCGCGAGCAAGGCGTCTGAGGGCGACACCTCAAGGCGCACCTGGCTCGCGCCGGTATCGATGACGACCTGGTAGTCGAAGCCGGCTGGCGCAGCTGCCAGCGCGAGCCCTGCATCCACCAAGGTGCCATCGTAGTCGACCAGGAGGTAGCTGCCGGCATCGAATCCGCCGGCCGATTCGACGACAAGTTCGCCGTCCAGGCGCAGGTCGCCGGCAACGTCGATGCGGTCGCTGCTACTGCCCAGGTGCAACAGCAACTGGCTGCTGCTTGCCAGTTCCAGGCCCGAGTCGACCTGCAGCGCGGCCGTGCCACCGGCGTCGCCGCGCGGGTCGATCGCGCCGGGCCAGATCAGCGGGGCGCCCGACGCATGCTGGCGGACGACGCCGTCGCCGGACAACTGCGAAGACGCCGACACAGCGGTTGTGATGCCCAGCCGCAGGGTACTGGCGGAATCGA
It encodes the following:
- a CDS encoding helix-turn-helix transcriptional regulator, producing the protein MTLEVYQPDGADRLHAHTHPGHCINIVLDGTLLETRAEATFELRTGSISLLPAEMPHAIGIRGRCARVVHLEFGAEFLMRLPQRWQVIRDVPPLLDDATRVLSERFRAELRQADSLSPLAFEVLASEALVQLLRAGEQAPVQIPERLRKLQEHLAANPTQPSQIGALAQTIGVSTRALSQLFRRHYGQTLADHLIGLRMRAACSALIDSDRPLGLIADELGFADHSHFSRMFKRHMGETPGHYRQRRKGATL